Proteins encoded together in one Caulobacter sp. FWC2 window:
- a CDS encoding hotdog domain-containing protein, translated as MVDERIALCRGCRVGDRSCRFGADLFNATSPEEGVAFVQCPADFDGGPEVAHGGWIAGVFDDVLGRFLTHRGVKSVTATLSVSFLMPVPVARPLVLRTRVLSREGRRITMAGALRLEDEHQDRATAEGVWVERRPDHFERHRAQMSADRPDPP; from the coding sequence TTGGTTGATGAACGCATCGCGCTCTGCAGGGGCTGCCGGGTCGGGGACAGAAGCTGCCGGTTCGGGGCCGACCTATTTAACGCCACGTCTCCCGAAGAGGGCGTGGCATTCGTACAATGTCCCGCCGATTTCGACGGCGGTCCGGAAGTTGCGCACGGCGGCTGGATCGCCGGCGTTTTCGACGATGTCCTGGGCCGTTTTCTGACCCATCGCGGCGTCAAGAGTGTGACCGCCACGCTCTCGGTCAGCTTCCTCATGCCCGTCCCGGTTGCGCGGCCGCTCGTCCTAAGGACGCGGGTCCTGTCGCGTGAGGGACGGCGTATCACCATGGCGGGCGCGTTGCGCCTCGAGGACGAGCACCAAGATCGGGCCACGGCCGAAGGGGTCTGGGTCGAGAGGCGACCGGATCACTTCGAGCGGCATCGCGCTCAGATGTCCGCGGATCGTCCCGACCCGCCCTGA
- a CDS encoding MaoC family dehydratase — MAGRHFEDWTIGDRMAHDIRRTVTETDNLLFSVMTHNPQPLHLDAEAARASEFGRILVNGTFTFALMVGLSVGDTTLGTLVANLGYDTLVMPAPVFIGDTLRAETEVVGLKDSRSRPLAGLVTFAHKLLNQRDEVVCSCQRTALVARRP, encoded by the coding sequence ATGGCTGGGCGCCACTTCGAGGACTGGACCATCGGCGACCGCATGGCGCATGACATCCGCCGCACCGTGACCGAGACGGACAACCTCCTGTTTTCGGTCATGACCCACAATCCGCAACCGTTGCATCTGGACGCCGAGGCGGCCAGGGCGAGCGAATTTGGCCGTATCCTCGTCAACGGCACCTTCACCTTCGCCCTGATGGTCGGCCTTTCTGTGGGCGACACGACGCTGGGGACGCTTGTCGCCAACCTCGGATACGACACGCTGGTCATGCCCGCGCCGGTGTTCATCGGCGACACCCTGCGCGCCGAGACGGAGGTCGTGGGGCTCAAGGACAGTCGATCGCGACCCCTCGCCGGTCTGGTGACCTTCGCGCACAAGCTGCTGAACCAGCGTGACGAGGTTGTTTGTTCGTGCCAGCGCACGGCTCTCGTGGCTCGACGCCCATGA
- a CDS encoding acyl-CoA dehydrogenase family protein has product MAWDFETDPDFAEQLAWIDAFVRDEVEPLDLVLQSPFDVDNPLNQRFVRPLQQQVKARGLWACHLGPELGGPGYGQVKLALMNEILGRSIFAPTVFGCQAPDSGNAEILAVYGTAEQKARYLQPLLANDIVSCFSMTEPQGGADPTTFSTRAVLKGDQWVLNGEKWFATNARYASFFLVMAVTEPDAPPHRRLSVFIIPKGAPGLEIVRNVGYGDRDPAHAYLRFTDVAVPLDHMLGGRGDGFVVAQVRLGGGRIHHAMRTIGKARQAFDMLCDRALSRITRNELLADKQLVQEKIADSWIELEQFRLLVLRTAWKIDREQDYNKVRGDISAVKAAMPKVLHDIAARAVYVHGCLGLSNETPLAAMVLDSFQVGLADGPTDIHKVTLAKQLLRGRKRSPGLFPDYHLPARRQAALSKLGLTGGEAGLRAAVA; this is encoded by the coding sequence ATGGCCTGGGACTTCGAAACCGACCCCGATTTTGCCGAGCAGTTGGCCTGGATCGACGCCTTTGTCCGCGATGAGGTCGAGCCGCTCGACCTCGTCTTGCAAAGCCCATTCGACGTCGACAACCCCCTGAACCAACGTTTCGTTCGTCCGCTGCAGCAACAGGTCAAGGCGCGGGGTCTCTGGGCCTGTCACCTTGGCCCTGAGCTGGGAGGGCCTGGCTATGGCCAGGTCAAGCTGGCCTTGATGAACGAGATTCTGGGGCGCTCGATCTTCGCGCCGACCGTCTTTGGCTGCCAGGCGCCCGATTCCGGCAACGCCGAAATTCTCGCGGTCTACGGCACCGCCGAACAGAAGGCGCGCTATCTCCAGCCCCTGCTCGCCAATGACATCGTCTCCTGCTTTTCGATGACAGAACCGCAGGGCGGCGCCGACCCGACGACCTTTTCGACCCGCGCGGTCCTGAAGGGCGATCAATGGGTGCTCAACGGCGAGAAATGGTTCGCCACCAACGCCCGCTACGCGAGTTTCTTCCTGGTCATGGCCGTTACCGAGCCCGACGCTCCTCCCCATCGACGCCTTTCGGTCTTCATCATTCCCAAGGGCGCGCCCGGGCTCGAGATCGTTCGCAATGTCGGCTACGGCGATCGCGATCCGGCCCATGCCTATTTGCGCTTCACCGATGTCGCCGTTCCGCTCGATCATATGCTGGGCGGCCGCGGCGACGGCTTTGTCGTGGCCCAGGTTCGATTGGGCGGCGGTCGTATTCACCACGCCATGAGAACGATCGGAAAAGCCCGCCAAGCGTTCGACATGCTGTGCGATCGCGCCCTGTCGCGCATCACGCGCAACGAGCTGCTGGCCGACAAGCAACTGGTTCAGGAGAAGATCGCCGACAGCTGGATCGAACTCGAGCAATTTCGCCTGCTGGTCCTACGCACGGCCTGGAAGATCGATCGCGAGCAGGACTACAACAAGGTGCGTGGCGACATTTCGGCGGTCAAGGCGGCCATGCCCAAGGTGCTCCACGACATCGCCGCGCGCGCGGTCTATGTCCACGGCTGTCTGGGACTGTCGAACGAGACGCCGTTGGCGGCGATGGTGCTGGACTCGTTCCAGGTCGGTTTGGCAGACGGACCGACCGACATTCACAAGGTGACCCTGGCCAAGCAGCTCCTGCGAGGCCGAAAGCGTTCGCCGGGTCTCTTTCCGGATTACCATCTGCCCGCGCGTCGTCAGGCGGCGCTGAGCAAGCTTGGCCTGACCGGCGGCGAGGCGGGTCTGAGGGCGGCGGTCGCATGA
- a CDS encoding CoA ester lyase, with protein MKLRSLLFVPGDRPERFDKAAASGADAIILDLEDAVAPARKAFARQAVADYLAAAVGGVVHLVRINPVDSPWLRADLQTAAASQGLVLPKAEGVETFDRLDAAAKDLSLPPILPIATETPLAVFRMAEYVRFADRLLGLTWGAEDLPAAIGAAGSRDAAGLLTAPYQLVRTLSLFAAHAAKTLAIETVYPNIRDLDGLAAYAARGAFDGFSGMMAIHPSQVEAINLAFTPTAEALDQARSVVAAFAETPGAGAVQWNGRMLDAPHLKQALRLLGEA; from the coding sequence ATGAAATTGCGATCACTCCTATTCGTCCCCGGCGACCGGCCGGAGCGCTTCGACAAAGCCGCCGCCTCCGGCGCCGATGCGATCATCCTTGATCTTGAGGACGCCGTGGCGCCGGCGCGAAAGGCCTTCGCCCGGCAGGCGGTCGCCGACTATTTGGCCGCGGCCGTCGGTGGTGTCGTTCACTTAGTCCGCATCAATCCGGTGGACAGCCCATGGCTCCGAGCCGACCTGCAAACCGCGGCGGCAAGCCAGGGACTGGTCCTGCCCAAGGCCGAAGGCGTTGAGACCTTTGACCGCCTGGATGCGGCCGCAAAGGATCTGTCGCTGCCGCCGATCCTGCCGATCGCGACGGAAACCCCTTTGGCCGTGTTCCGAATGGCCGAGTACGTCCGCTTCGCCGATCGTCTGCTCGGGCTGACCTGGGGGGCCGAGGACCTGCCCGCCGCCATAGGGGCTGCTGGAAGCCGCGACGCCGCGGGGCTGCTCACCGCGCCCTACCAATTGGTCCGCACGCTCAGCTTGTTCGCCGCCCACGCCGCCAAAACCCTGGCGATCGAAACGGTCTATCCAAATATCCGCGATCTGGACGGCCTGGCCGCCTACGCCGCAAGGGGCGCTTTCGATGGCTTCTCGGGCATGATGGCGATCCATCCGTCTCAGGTCGAAGCCATAAACCTGGCGTTCACGCCGACCGCCGAGGCGCTTGATCAAGCCCGATCGGTTGTCGCGGCTTTTGCCGAGACGCCTGGCGCCGGCGCGGTGCAATGGAACGGACGCATGTTGGATGCGCCTCATCTCAAACAGGCCCTACGTCTTCTTGGCGAGGCGTGA
- a CDS encoding IclR family transcriptional regulator, producing the protein MFVEDGVRMARSAVGTVSRDDGESLDGGGSDLSEKTVIVKPAANAIRILKFLVESGGPTRSVTISRSLGLNASTCFNILRTLVLEDVVEFDPLTKTYTVGVGLTTLMGNLLTEGQRVATATPQMRDLADRFNITVTLWKRLGPDKIILVKSVPSPANVRIEMAEGQRLPVLMASTGRIMAPHLGWTRKDLKTAFKALRWQTPLTFEDYWEQVEAAERRGWASDPGYFTKGVQTIAAPVFDRTGDVAFSIVGVMLLGQYEDAALEEIGTALRDAGRRLTSALT; encoded by the coding sequence GTGTTCGTCGAAGATGGAGTGCGCATGGCGCGATCAGCAGTGGGCACGGTCTCCCGCGACGATGGGGAGAGCCTTGACGGAGGGGGGAGCGACCTTTCCGAAAAGACGGTGATCGTCAAACCCGCGGCCAATGCGATCCGTATCCTGAAATTCCTGGTCGAATCGGGCGGGCCGACACGGTCGGTGACCATCTCGCGGAGCCTTGGGCTCAACGCCAGCACCTGCTTCAACATCCTTCGCACTCTGGTGCTGGAGGATGTCGTCGAGTTCGATCCGCTCACCAAGACCTATACCGTGGGCGTTGGTTTGACGACGCTGATGGGCAATCTGTTGACCGAGGGTCAACGTGTGGCGACCGCCACGCCGCAGATGCGCGACCTGGCCGATCGCTTCAACATCACCGTGACCCTGTGGAAGCGACTGGGGCCCGACAAGATCATTCTGGTCAAGAGCGTGCCGAGCCCGGCGAACGTTCGCATTGAAATGGCCGAAGGCCAGCGACTGCCTGTGCTCATGGCCTCGACGGGCCGGATCATGGCGCCGCACCTGGGCTGGACGCGAAAGGACCTGAAGACCGCGTTCAAGGCTCTGCGTTGGCAGACACCCCTGACCTTCGAGGACTACTGGGAACAGGTGGAGGCCGCCGAGAGGCGCGGCTGGGCCAGCGACCCGGGCTACTTCACCAAAGGCGTGCAGACCATCGCCGCGCCGGTGTTTGACCGAACCGGCGATGTGGCCTTCAGCATCGTTGGGGTGATGCTGCTCGGCCAGTATGAAGACGCCGCGCTCGAAGAGATTGGCACTGCCCTGCGCGACGCTGGCCGGCGCCTGACCAGCGCCCTGACCTGA
- a CDS encoding amidohydrolase family protein: MTVDDMILVSVDDHVIEPPNAFTPHWPQHLKGREPHIEERDGRDVWMFEEKASGYMGLNSVVGRPKEEYGMEPLNYAQMRRGTWDIKARVEDMDANGILGSICFPTFPGFAGARFQTASKQDPEVALAAIRAYNDWHFYDWAGAAPGRFIPLMLTPFWDMQAAVAEVERMAKLGVHALSFSDNPALAGWPSLHDAYWDPLWKACADNQVVICCHIGTGSAAAHASDLSPIDAWITSMPISIANSAADWIWAPMWKKYPTLKMALSEGGIGWIPYLLERADFTHGHHNAWTNSNFGPGVMPSDIYKKHIISCFIEDKFGLANLDYIGEDMVMYECDYPHSDSVWPHSAEKLWNDVQHLSRETIDKITHINAMREFSYDPFSVLKKEDCTVGALKAAAAAVPVHTDPLLGLGGAAPKREAGKPVTSGDINRMFANASAESTVSGRR, translated from the coding sequence ATGACAGTCGATGACATGATCCTTGTGAGCGTGGACGACCACGTCATCGAGCCGCCGAATGCCTTTACGCCACACTGGCCGCAGCACCTGAAAGGCCGCGAGCCGCACATCGAAGAGCGCGACGGTCGCGACGTCTGGATGTTCGAGGAAAAGGCCTCCGGCTACATGGGCCTCAATTCCGTCGTCGGCCGCCCGAAGGAAGAGTACGGCATGGAGCCGCTCAACTACGCGCAGATGCGCCGCGGCACGTGGGACATCAAGGCGCGCGTTGAGGATATGGACGCCAACGGCATCCTGGGTTCGATCTGCTTCCCGACGTTCCCGGGGTTCGCCGGCGCTCGGTTCCAAACCGCCTCGAAGCAGGATCCCGAGGTCGCCCTGGCGGCGATCCGGGCCTACAATGACTGGCACTTCTATGACTGGGCCGGCGCCGCGCCCGGCCGTTTCATCCCGCTTATGCTGACGCCGTTCTGGGACATGCAGGCGGCCGTCGCCGAAGTGGAGCGAATGGCGAAGCTGGGCGTCCACGCCCTGTCGTTCTCGGACAACCCGGCGCTTGCGGGCTGGCCCTCGCTGCATGACGCCTATTGGGATCCGCTCTGGAAGGCCTGCGCCGACAATCAGGTGGTTATCTGCTGCCACATCGGCACGGGCTCGGCGGCCGCGCACGCGTCGGACCTGTCGCCCATCGACGCCTGGATCACCTCGATGCCGATCTCGATCGCCAACTCGGCGGCCGACTGGATCTGGGCGCCGATGTGGAAGAAGTACCCCACGCTGAAGATGGCCCTTTCCGAAGGCGGCATCGGTTGGATTCCCTACCTGCTGGAACGCGCCGATTTCACCCACGGCCACCACAATGCCTGGACCAATTCGAATTTCGGCCCCGGCGTGATGCCCAGCGACATCTACAAGAAGCACATCATCAGCTGCTTCATCGAAGACAAGTTCGGTCTGGCCAACCTCGACTACATCGGCGAGGACATGGTCATGTACGAATGCGACTATCCGCACTCGGACTCGGTCTGGCCGCACTCGGCCGAGAAGCTGTGGAACGACGTTCAGCACCTGTCGCGTGAGACGATCGACAAGATCACCCACATCAATGCGATGCGCGAATTCTCCTATGACCCGTTCTCGGTGCTGAAGAAGGAAGATTGCACCGTCGGCGCCCTGAAGGCGGCGGCCGCGGCCGTCCCGGTTCATACTGATCCGCTGCTCGGCCTCGGGGGCGCTGCGCCCAAGCGGGAAGCCGGCAAGCCGGTGACCTCGGGCGACATCAACCGGATGTTCGCGAACGCTTCTGCGGAATCGACGGTCTCGGGCCGCCGCTAG
- a CDS encoding NAD(P)/FAD-dependent oxidoreductase, translating into MSTVIIGAGHAGGAAAAVLRQLGHDQPIILIGEEPHPPYQRPPLSKGWLKGEVGEDGLLLRPRAWYAENQVELRTSTRVVNIDRQARQLTMSTDDTLSYDTLILATGSRARKLVLPGSDLKGFLELRTIEDAEAIKAWFRPGFRLAIIGGGYVGLEVAASARQLGAEVDVLEREDRLLARVAGPVMSSFFRDVHEQNGVRFHFGVAVEGYEGLDGHVSGVRLSGRPPLHCDAVLVGVGAVPNDDLAVAAGLACDDGVIVDGRARTSDSRVFAIGDVTRRPMTFYDRTLRLESVPNALEQARQAAAAIVGAPEPKPETPWFWSDQYDIKLQIGGMPFDVDAVVLRGDPAARKFSLFHLSKGRVQAVEAINSPPEFMVGRQWLASRREVDPARLADVSIPIKEV; encoded by the coding sequence ATGAGCACGGTTATCATCGGGGCGGGTCATGCGGGAGGCGCCGCCGCCGCCGTTCTTCGACAGCTCGGCCATGACCAGCCCATCATTCTGATCGGTGAGGAGCCTCACCCGCCCTATCAGCGCCCGCCGCTTTCGAAAGGGTGGCTTAAGGGCGAGGTTGGCGAGGATGGTCTGCTGCTTCGGCCCCGCGCGTGGTACGCCGAAAATCAAGTCGAGCTGCGAACCTCGACCCGCGTGGTGAACATCGATCGCCAGGCGCGACAGCTGACGATGTCGACCGACGACACCCTCTCCTACGACACTTTGATCCTGGCGACGGGCTCGCGGGCGCGAAAGCTGGTGTTGCCCGGCAGCGATCTGAAGGGCTTCCTAGAACTGCGCACGATCGAGGACGCCGAAGCCATCAAGGCCTGGTTCCGTCCGGGCTTTCGGCTTGCGATCATCGGCGGCGGCTATGTCGGCCTGGAGGTCGCGGCCTCAGCGCGCCAGCTGGGCGCCGAGGTCGACGTGCTCGAGCGTGAAGACCGCCTTTTGGCCCGGGTCGCGGGGCCAGTGATGTCGTCGTTCTTTCGCGACGTTCACGAGCAGAATGGCGTCCGTTTTCACTTTGGCGTTGCGGTCGAAGGATACGAGGGGCTGGATGGGCACGTGTCGGGGGTGAGGCTTTCAGGTCGGCCGCCGCTCCATTGCGATGCGGTGTTGGTTGGCGTCGGCGCCGTTCCAAACGATGACTTGGCGGTGGCTGCGGGCTTGGCGTGTGATGATGGCGTGATCGTGGATGGCCGAGCGCGGACCTCGGATTCGCGCGTCTTCGCCATCGGTGACGTGACGCGTCGGCCCATGACGTTCTACGACAGGACCTTGCGTCTGGAGAGCGTGCCCAATGCGCTGGAACAGGCGCGCCAAGCCGCCGCCGCCATCGTCGGCGCGCCCGAGCCAAAGCCCGAGACGCCGTGGTTCTGGTCCGATCAATACGACATCAAGCTGCAGATCGGCGGCATGCCGTTCGACGTCGACGCGGTAGTTTTGCGCGGCGATCCGGCGGCGCGCAAGTTCTCGCTGTTTCACCTCTCCAAGGGTCGTGTCCAGGCGGTGGAGGCGATCAACAGCCCGCCGGAATTCATGGTCGGGCGCCAATGGCTGGCGTCGCGTCGCGAGGTGGATCCCGCTCGCCTGGCTGACGTCTCGATCCCAATCAAAGAAGTCTAG
- a CDS encoding VOC family protein has translation MIVRMDHFTVMTDRLTETLDFYAMLGLTMGPRPDFGVGGAWLYVGDHPLLHIVETTRMPEPRRGALDHMAFFAQGFQAAAARIAAAGLTYRVIRTPRPFSFWQLFLFDPNGVEVELDFAADEAPPPDWKTRAGLGDR, from the coding sequence ATGATCGTCCGCATGGACCACTTCACCGTCATGACGGACCGATTGACCGAGACTCTCGATTTCTACGCCATGCTCGGGCTGACGATGGGGCCAAGGCCCGATTTTGGCGTCGGCGGAGCGTGGCTCTATGTCGGCGATCATCCGCTTTTGCACATCGTCGAGACGACGCGCATGCCCGAGCCGCGGCGAGGGGCATTGGACCACATGGCCTTCTTCGCGCAGGGCTTTCAGGCGGCCGCCGCGCGCATCGCCGCGGCGGGCCTAACCTATCGGGTGATCCGCACGCCCCGCCCGTTCAGCTTCTGGCAGCTGTTTTTGTTCGATCCGAACGGCGTCGAAGTCGAGCTCGATTTCGCCGCCGATGAAGCCCCGCCGCCGGACTGGAAGACCAGAGCCGGCCTAGGCGATCGTTGA
- a CDS encoding TetR/AcrR family transcriptional regulator, protein MKADIARDAIKRAAQSLFAARGVDAVSVREILTAAGHRNGASLHYYFGSKDDLVEQLVIDGARLIDERRNARLDALEADGGPHALRDVMEVLILPSTDLGEGGGEGDYLRFISTFSLQNRVAFDAIVADGWNRGYQRCLDHIRRLSALPQEMLERRLVFLSLGLRAIMTAREAALAAHPNHAFWGAATLEDLVETLVGMVTPEPGV, encoded by the coding sequence ATGAAAGCCGACATCGCCAGGGACGCGATCAAGCGGGCCGCTCAGAGCCTATTCGCCGCGCGGGGCGTGGACGCTGTCTCCGTGCGCGAAATCCTGACGGCGGCCGGCCATCGCAACGGCGCGTCGCTGCATTACTATTTCGGGTCCAAAGACGACTTGGTTGAGCAGCTGGTCATCGACGGCGCGCGTCTGATCGATGAGCGCCGCAACGCCCGGCTCGATGCGCTGGAAGCCGATGGCGGGCCTCATGCGCTGCGAGACGTGATGGAGGTGCTGATCCTGCCGTCCACCGACCTCGGCGAGGGCGGAGGGGAGGGGGACTACCTGCGGTTCATCAGCACTTTCAGCCTGCAAAACCGAGTGGCTTTCGACGCCATCGTCGCTGATGGCTGGAACCGGGGCTATCAGCGGTGCCTGGATCATATCCGGCGGCTTTCCGCCTTGCCGCAGGAGATGCTCGAGCGCCGGCTGGTGTTCCTGAGCTTGGGGCTGCGCGCGATCATGACGGCGCGAGAAGCGGCGCTGGCCGCGCATCCCAATCATGCGTTCTGGGGCGCTGCTACGCTGGAGGATCTGGTCGAGACGCTCGTGGGCATGGTTACGCCCGAGCCCGGCGTCTAG
- a CDS encoding NAD(P)H-binding protein encodes MKIGISGAGGKLGAGVVDELLRRGGHDVVGISRTPSNLSAPETRFGDYDQPESLTAAYAGLDRLLIIPTTALAPGQRARQNIAAIDAANRAGVAHIAFMSSSGARARPEPDVWASYFATEQHLMRTAARWSVLRMNYYIESFADEARRAFDQGALVGLGESRVAFVSRADLAAAAAGLLAGAGHEGAIYTGTGPRTWSVAERLDLIVRLSGRPLASTVLTPEALRAGLSQSGLPPHVVEVALSIRQGFVDGGFDIVTGDIERLAGRPPQAMEDALRDAF; translated from the coding sequence ATGAAGATCGGGATCAGCGGCGCGGGCGGCAAGCTCGGGGCCGGCGTCGTGGATGAGCTTCTGCGCCGCGGCGGCCATGACGTCGTGGGCATATCGCGCACGCCGTCGAACCTCTCCGCGCCCGAAACGCGGTTCGGCGACTATGATCAGCCGGAAAGCCTTACAGCCGCCTATGCCGGCCTTGACCGTCTGCTGATCATTCCAACGACAGCGCTCGCGCCTGGCCAACGCGCCAGGCAGAATATCGCGGCGATCGACGCGGCGAACCGAGCCGGTGTCGCGCATATCGCCTTCATGTCCTCGTCCGGCGCGAGGGCCAGGCCCGAGCCGGACGTCTGGGCTTCGTACTTCGCCACCGAGCAGCATCTGATGCGCACCGCGGCGCGCTGGAGCGTTCTGCGAATGAACTACTATATCGAATCCTTCGCGGACGAGGCGCGGCGCGCGTTCGACCAGGGCGCCCTCGTCGGGCTTGGTGAAAGTAGGGTCGCCTTTGTCTCGCGCGCGGACCTTGCCGCCGCCGCGGCCGGACTCCTGGCAGGGGCCGGACACGAGGGCGCCATCTACACCGGGACCGGCCCGCGGACATGGTCGGTCGCCGAGCGTCTGGACCTGATCGTCAGGCTCAGCGGAAGGCCGTTGGCCTCAACAGTGCTGACCCCCGAGGCGTTGCGCGCCGGCCTGAGCCAGAGCGGTCTTCCGCCGCATGTTGTCGAGGTCGCGCTGTCCATTCGGCAAGGCTTCGTCGATGGCGGTTTCGACATTGTCACCGGCGATATCGAAAGACTTGCTGGGCGTCCGCCGCAAGCCATGGAAGACGCCCTCCGCGACGCCTTCTAG
- a CDS encoding phosphotransferase family protein, protein MTIDRPHGLELVDLDSLSAWMDGEGLGSGPIVDVVQLTGGSQNVLLRFNRSGRGYVLRRPPANPRHDGSDTMRREARVLKALRGSGVPHAGLIAACDDASVLGAAFYLMEPLEGFNAAVGMPPLHAGSPAARRAMGLSVVDGLSRVALIDYAAVGLADFGKPDGFLERQARRWLTQLESYAEFPGWPGAVGLPDVGPIGDWLEAHRPRTFRPGLMHGDFHLKNVLFRQDAPVIEAIIDWELSTIGDPLVDLGWLLATWPGPGGDMSQTTIVVEPWEGFPESEELVEVYGRLTGSDLSNLNWYRVFACYKLALILEGSYARACAGKAPMDIGQRLHGNAVRLLGRAGRWIEGKRT, encoded by the coding sequence ATGACCATCGATCGTCCCCACGGTCTCGAGTTGGTCGACCTCGACTCCCTGTCCGCGTGGATGGATGGCGAAGGTTTGGGTTCGGGCCCCATCGTCGACGTCGTTCAATTAACCGGCGGCTCGCAGAATGTCCTGCTACGCTTCAACCGAAGCGGTCGCGGCTACGTCCTGCGCCGTCCGCCCGCCAATCCGCGCCATGACGGCAGCGATACGATGCGGCGCGAGGCGCGCGTGCTCAAGGCGCTCAGGGGATCGGGCGTGCCTCACGCCGGCCTGATCGCCGCGTGCGACGACGCCTCGGTGCTCGGGGCGGCGTTCTACTTGATGGAACCGCTTGAGGGATTCAACGCCGCGGTGGGCATGCCGCCCCTGCACGCCGGGTCGCCCGCGGCGCGGCGCGCGATGGGCCTGTCGGTTGTTGACGGCCTGTCCCGCGTCGCGCTCATCGACTATGCGGCGGTCGGGCTTGCTGATTTTGGCAAGCCGGATGGCTTCCTTGAACGCCAGGCGCGTCGCTGGCTGACGCAGCTTGAAAGTTACGCGGAGTTCCCAGGCTGGCCCGGCGCCGTCGGCCTGCCCGATGTCGGCCCCATCGGCGACTGGTTGGAAGCCCATCGGCCCAGGACCTTTCGTCCCGGCCTGATGCATGGCGACTTTCATCTCAAGAACGTGCTGTTTCGTCAGGACGCGCCGGTCATCGAAGCCATCATTGACTGGGAGCTGTCGACGATCGGCGATCCCTTGGTCGATCTCGGCTGGCTGCTGGCGACCTGGCCGGGTCCGGGCGGAGACATGAGCCAGACGACGATCGTCGTCGAGCCGTGGGAGGGCTTTCCGGAGTCCGAGGAACTGGTTGAGGTCTATGGCCGGCTGACGGGTTCGGATCTGTCGAACCTGAATTGGTACCGGGTGTTTGCTTGCTACAAGCTGGCCTTGATCCTGGAAGGCAGCTACGCGCGGGCCTGCGCCGGCAAGGCCCCGATGGATATCGGCCAACGCCTGCATGGCAACGCCGTGCGCTTGCTCGGGCGCGCGGGGCGCTGGATCGAGGGAAAGCGGACATAA
- a CDS encoding SDR family NAD(P)-dependent oxidoreductase, with product MDLDFTEKRVLVIGGSSGIGLACAQEFARRGATVAITGTRANKAAYGDGASALEPFEFSSLNLATPGAIDQWTAPFEAVDVAILSQGAVEYRRKEFEADTFRHVVEVNLTSLMACAQKLAPALEARAGSLIIISSVGGLRATRGNPAYSASKAGAIHLTRTLGDAWAGRAIRVNGIAPGLIATKMTAVTTSDPDRLQERLRGIPLKRLGLPKEVAGVALFLASPLASYIVGETIVVDGGRTLS from the coding sequence GTGGATCTCGACTTCACCGAAAAGCGCGTGCTCGTCATTGGCGGATCGAGCGGGATCGGGCTGGCCTGCGCGCAAGAGTTCGCCAGGCGCGGCGCGACAGTCGCCATAACGGGCACTCGTGCGAACAAGGCCGCCTATGGCGATGGCGCTTCGGCCCTGGAGCCGTTTGAATTTTCCAGCCTGAATCTGGCCACGCCCGGCGCGATCGACCAATGGACCGCGCCTTTTGAGGCTGTTGACGTCGCGATCCTGTCCCAAGGGGCGGTGGAGTACCGGCGCAAGGAGTTCGAGGCCGACACCTTCCGCCACGTGGTGGAAGTTAACCTGACCAGCCTTATGGCCTGCGCCCAGAAGCTGGCGCCGGCGCTCGAGGCGCGGGCCGGAAGCCTGATCATCATCAGTTCGGTGGGCGGCCTGCGCGCCACGCGCGGCAATCCGGCCTATTCGGCGTCCAAGGCCGGCGCGATCCATTTGACGCGGACGCTGGGCGACGCCTGGGCCGGACGCGCCATTCGCGTCAACGGCATCGCGCCGGGCCTGATCGCCACCAAGATGACCGCGGTCACCACCTCCGACCCCGACCGCCTCCAGGAACGCCTAAGGGGCATTCCCCTCAAGCGCCTGGGCCTTCCCAAGGAGGTCGCGGGCGTGGCGCTGTTCCTGGCGTCTCCGCTGGCCTCCTACATCGTGGGCGAGACGATCGTCGTCGATGGCGGCCGCACCCTGTCCTGA